The following proteins are encoded in a genomic region of Desulfosporosinus youngiae DSM 17734:
- a CDS encoding methyl-accepting chemotaxis protein, which produces MNYSTKEEVLGAMTFAAGFIQDVFPLDCMVSVTDEKKFIAYYPGKKIDVKATVGAAIPPEDIINQVLRTGTKIVAAVPKEAYGYTFQGIVTPIVHAGRVVGTFNVGIDLSSQSELIGIAEQLSSAFQHVAASSQELSASAQELSDFQRELLALSRNAENDLQNTAQILNVIESISKQTNLLGLNAAIEAARAGEQGKGFSVVAEEIRKLSLNTSVSTKEIAAILAKINENIANIIDYTEKTEKISENQAEATQEIASAIQQNISIAEKLIELSKIL; this is translated from the coding sequence ATGAATTACTCGACAAAAGAAGAAGTGCTCGGGGCAATGACGTTTGCCGCCGGATTTATTCAGGATGTTTTTCCGTTGGACTGCATGGTCAGCGTGACCGATGAAAAAAAGTTTATAGCCTATTATCCCGGTAAAAAGATTGATGTCAAGGCGACTGTGGGGGCGGCGATACCGCCCGAGGATATTATTAACCAGGTTCTGAGGACAGGTACGAAAATAGTGGCCGCAGTGCCAAAAGAAGCTTATGGTTACACTTTTCAGGGGATTGTTACGCCCATCGTGCATGCCGGCCGGGTCGTAGGCACTTTCAACGTCGGCATAGATCTTTCTTCTCAGAGCGAATTGATTGGGATCGCTGAACAACTCTCCAGCGCTTTTCAGCACGTGGCCGCCAGTTCGCAGGAGCTTTCGGCGTCTGCGCAGGAACTGAGTGATTTTCAACGTGAATTATTGGCACTGTCGCGTAATGCTGAAAACGATCTGCAGAATACAGCCCAAATCCTCAATGTCATCGAGAGTATTTCCAAGCAAACCAATTTGCTCGGTCTTAACGCTGCCATTGAAGCGGCGAGAGCCGGCGAGCAAGGCAAGGGCTTTTCTGTTGTCGCCGAAGAAATAAGAAAATTATCGCTCAATACATCTGTTTCCACGAAGGAAATAGCAGCGATTCTAGCCAAAATCAATGAAAACATCGCCAATATCATTGATTACACGGAAAAAACTGAAAAGATTAGTGAAAACCAGGCGGAGGCCACACAGGAAATCGCTTCTGCGATCCAGCAGAATATATCGATTGCCGAAAAGTTAATTGAATTGTCTAAAATACTGTAA